The window CTTCCATTTGGTTAATTTGTAAGGGTCTAATCAAACACTCTGAGTTCTGAAATATCTCTAGTTTTCTTGTAATGTGCCGTCCATGTCTGTTGCTGTAAGATTAGAATAAAAAATTGTCGTGTCAGTTAACCAAGTTATTGGTGTTTGTGCTTGCTGCTAAACCTGCTATGTTTGGGCTGAAACTGTAGTTTCAGTTCGGTTGAGCAACCATCGTCAGACCGATTTTGCTTCCTCTACAGTTTGTATTAGTGTTCAGTCATGTAAATGAGTAATAGATGACAcgctacagcagcagcagcagcaagaaaTGGAAATGGTCTGCTTTGCTTCCTGTACAGCAGCGGCTAAACTAGACACGCATTAGACACCGTACAGCAGCAGCTACACACTGGACAAACACTTGGTTTCAAACTTTGGGTTCCAACAGGGTGTGGATTGGTTTGGCTTGAAAATACCTACAGTATGGATTGGTTTGGATTATAGCTTTTTCGCCTGGTTTAGTTTGGATTACAAACTATTCCCAGGTTTACTTGCTGCAAATAAAGAAGCGACGGAGCGCAAGGGAAACTGTAGGAACCAACTGCGAGACTCGCTCGTGTCGCCtcccttcttccccgccgccgccggaggaggcCGGCGAGCGAAGCTCACCCGGCGGACGGCGGGCTCTCCTCCTCTCTCCGCGaggggatctctggccgaggtgcgATGGCGACCCTGAGCGCCCAGCGTGGAGGCAGAGTTGGCACGTTCGGGCGGCGACCCGATGGGATTCCGGTGGCGGCTAGGCCACCACGGCTGCGGGGCAACGTGGGGCCTGCCATTGCGGCTGGCGGCAGTGGATCTAGAGTTTCCCACCCCAGATCGGTTCTCCTTCGTCATCACGCGGACCCCTGGTTCGGTGACCTTGGGCAtggcggtggtggtcatctccttcatcggggGTGGTTCGCCAGAAGGCTAGGTGGTCGGATCTCAGATCCGTCATTAGTCCCGGTTGCGAGTTGGGGAAACGTAGTTGCAAGGGAAacataatttttttttggcttttttttctTCATGGGTTTCCTCGGTTCTTTTTTCTTACTTTGGTGTTTCACCATTTTATTCCGGTTTTTActaatttttttctttcttcttggtttttcttcattcctttctttgtttttattgtttttttctattttatttactttatttttctttcaaatacatgTGGGTGAACATATTTTTGAATCCGTGCCAAATATTTGCCATACACCGTAAGATGGAATTTTGCCAAGACATGAGATAATAGCTTCTAACTGATGCCATTGTACCtggattttttttctttcaaatgaAATGATTGAATGAAAATGTCACAATAATTTTTTGTTAATGTTCCGTGTAATTCAAAAAAATGGTAAAATATTCGTTTACATGATTACAAGGATTTCTTTacgccataaaatattttttaACAATGTAATATTCCTTTTCAAAAAACAAGTAAACATTTTTAAATGTTATATACATATTTTAATGGTATAAATGTTTTCTAAAAATTGGACGAACATAGTTTCACATTGCATGAACATTTCTAAATTTGTGATGAACATTTAAAACAAGTTATAAGTAAAAATATTTTATTTCTAAAATGTAAAAAATATGACACCTGTAATATCCATGTGACGAACCCACGTGGCTACTGAGCTGGCCCACTATCCGCTCCCTGTAGGCACGAGCTAATGTCTCCCATAAAGCGAGCTAATGTCTCGCATAAAGCCGAATGTAGCCAAGCCTATTGAATGGCCCTGATGATGGTGTCTTGAGAAGCCTGCTAGGCAGAAGAATCATATTTGCCGCATAGGACGACAAATAGCTAATAAACACATCCCCCCTCATGCGCGGTACTGGGCCGGCCCACTCCACTGTTTTTGTACTTTTTCCACCTTGTTTGGGAACATTACTGACACCCCTCCTAAACCGGTTTATTTTTATGTTTCTTTATtttgttccaaatattttttgtTGGTTTTGTtggtttttgttttctttatttgTTTTCATTTTTCATTGCACTTCATATTATCCAAATTTGTGAATACTTTTTTTTCAATTCTTGAGCGTTTTTGAAATGGCAAATGTTTGAATTCGTGAAGATATTTTGATTTTGCAAACCATTTTTTAGGTCAAAATTTTATTTCATTCCCGATTTCTCTTTGAATTTGCAAACATATTTTGAATTCATTACAAAAATATACTATATATGAGATTCATGGAGACCGAGCTTCAAACTTTGACTACGAAGCTTGTGCTCTTTCTCATTGGTGGTATCGTTCTTGTACAGGTGTTAGCCCGTGATGCAGTAGAGCATCCCGTCGCCGTCGACCTAGACACACGTAGGGTCGTCGTAGAGTGAACTGTAGATTATCATGGCTATAGTCCATCATGCTTGCTTTTTATTTtgtaaatgataaatcccgaatgtttCAAAATTTATCGAAGTCCATTTATTTTGACATTTGATTTTTCAAATTTCATATCTTGTGAACGAAATGTCCATACTAAGTTATGTTTTCATATTCGTGTTTCTCCTGGTCAGCGCTTTCAAATAAGCTACATTTTTGATAAATTATAATGATTTTTTAGAAAATATGTTAAGTTTCAACTGTTAAAACTTGGTACAAGCAACTGGTAAAAACATGTATTTTGTGCAATAAAAGATTGCTTCAAATTTTATCTCTAAAGCTTGGTATAAGGAAGCGATAAAATTGGTATACTTTGCAGATCATTTGGCAATCGAGTGGACGAACTGGGCTTGCCAAGTGCGTGCCCTGGGAAAGATGGATTACTGGAGGTTGTATCATTGGGCAGTAGGGCTAGAATGCCTGACATGACATCCTTGTAAGAAATTTACAATATATTTCAGATCCATGTTATAAAATACAACAAAAAGGAGTGTTGGCCCTATTTCTCCTAGGCAACGCTATGCGTCAGCCAGCAGATCCTTTTAAAACTTTGTTGACATCATTTTATTTCTTTATGGCAAAAAGCATAACCATGTTGGGTCTGGAGGTGAAATTTCTTTCTCTCCATATTCTCATGATCTTCGAAATTCAGCTTCTCGAAGACATAACATCTTGCATGATAGGGGATgcactagtcgaattgtaaaaacgGAAGTtacactttcatgaagatcattggacattataaacttgattctttgtaatagtttgagatatgatgatattaatatgtgagttatgttggttagtaattatgctttagtaagaatattggtgttaaggtttgtgattcattatgtaagcacgaaagtcaatagttctgcaatgaaattatatcctacttgtggtgcattatttggtgttaattatgttTAATGCTCCTCTATGAgaatttttgttttttggttggttgtttctcaatctttttgctagcctttccGTGTGCtaagtaggaatactacttgtgcatccaaaattcttaaacccagttttgccatatgagtccaccatacctacctactatacgGTACTTCCGTGCCGTTCCAaataaatttatatgtgccaactctaattttcaaaataaatttcctcttTGTGTGTCCATACCGCTCATGAAGCAGTAGGGTCTAACTTTTCCATACACATTGCACTTATTTGGTATATACAAAGAAtattttttatacacgtttaacatttttcaaatacatgattaatatttttacAAATacatgttttccaatttttttaatacatgttcaTTTTTCAAATACCTTATTAACTCTTTTTCtttcaaatatatatttttaaCATATATTTGAATTCGTGTTAAATATTTGCCATAAACAGTAAGATGGAATTTTGCCAAGACAAGAGATAATAGCTTCTAAGTAATGCCGTTGCACCCGGATTTTCTCTCTCTTTCGAATGGATGATCGAACGAAAATGTCACAATCGATTTTTGTTCAAGtttgaaacattttttgaattacacAGATTTCTTTACATCATAAATTATTTTTTAACAATGTAATATTCATTTTTCTAAATGAGTAAACATTTTTAAATGTTACATACATATTTTCAATGGTACAAATATTTTCTAAAAAAATGGACGATCATATTTTCGCATTGCTTGAACATTTCTAAATGTGTGAGGAACACATAAAATAAGTTATTATTAAAATACTTTTATTTCTAAAATTTTAAAAAACATGACACCTGCATAACACCCATGTGAAGAACCCACGTGGCTACTCTGCAAGGTAATGTCTCGCATAAAGCCAAATGTAGCCACGCCTATTGAATGGTGTCGTGAGGAGCCTGCTAGGCAGAAGAATAATATTTACCGCGTAGGTCGACAAATAGCTCATAAGCACGTACCACCTCATGCGCGGTACTGGGCCGGCCCACTCCACTGTTTCTGTATTTTTCCCACCTTGTTTTGGAATGTTTCTGAAACAACACAAAAACCAGTTTATTTTTAtgattctttgttttgttttttcaaaacttttttgtcggttttctctgtttttcgttttctttatttattttttcgttttcctttttcATTGCACTCCATATTATCCAATTTCATGAAGACAATTTTTCAATTCTTGAGCATTTTTAAAATGGAAAATGTTTTCTAATTCATGAAGATATTTTGAATTTGCAACCCATTTTTTAGGTCCCCATTTATTTAATTCATGATTTCTCTTTGAATTTGCAAACATATTTTGAATTatttaacatttttttgaaatttacaATTATATTCTAATAGACGGTCTTTTTTTTCGTATTCACATGCATATTTCAATAtgttaacattttctgaaatctaAAAAAATCAATTCTCCaacatattttgaatttgtgaacttttcttgAATTTGCAAAGTTTTATGGAATTTGCGAACAACCTCTtgaattctggaatatttttaaaaATCACAAGCATATTTTGAATACATGAACTTTGTTTCaatttttgaacattttcaaaATATCAATCGTTTTTCAATTCGCCATCAATTTTTGAGTGCACCAAACATTTTTAAATCTttggtttttttaattcatgaacaacCTTTTGATTTCGTGAAATTATGAAATTATGACGATTTTTTAATTTGTgcacattttttaaatttgtgaacatttttttaattcatgaacattctTTGAATTTGCGTACAACTTTCTGAATTCATGAACACTTTTAAATTCCACGAACAgcttttaaaattcacaaacatttttcaatATCATGAAGATTTTGTCAAAATCAGGAACATTTTTGCAGTTCATGACTTTTTTGAATTCGTAaacatttttttgtagtgaagattttttttggaataagaatttttttcccatttgctaatatttcaaaattccaAGAAATATTTTTGAATCTTTAATCGTTTTCTAAAATTCATGTACGACCTTCTTTATTTTGCTGAATGTTGCCTAGCAATAGCCATCCGTTCGTGCAACTTCTTTTTCAAATGAACCGTCATGCAAATgaacaagataaacaagcagatgAAGTAATGGGCTGATCCAAGAATCATCGAGGAGAGCGCACGTTGAGCTGCGCATTTGCTCCCCTCCCCAAATCATCATGTATGGATTAGGAGCTCCCTGCTAGACCCCTCTTTGGGAAAAAGAGTGTAACAAGCACATAGCCTTGTAAAGGTTATGTGGACTCGGCTCTCGCACCCTGCATGGATTCGGGCTAGCCCCACACGAGTCCGAGTGTGCTTTGGGGCCCGTCACGAGTGGAAATATATATGGGAGGGGGTTACGGTGGGGAGGTGACAAGAAGCAAAGCCAAGAGAGAGGACTGGATTCGATTTGAATTTCTAGGGTTTTCTCTTTCAAGACTCTGGGCTATCGGATCTGACCTGCGGGCGCGTTCGGATGTCCCCATATCCGCCGCCACCCATATTGGGTTGGGTTTGAGGGGTATGGTACAACCCGAATGGTTTGTAAAGCCCGAGAACCCAAATGGTTCGTAAGTAGACGGCCTCGGCCCACGCAGCAACGGCCCGACCGCTGCTTTGACAGAAATATATAAGGCTGGCAGGAGGTTGGGATGGGGCTGGAGTCAGAAGCCAAGATTGGATTCGTTTTCGATTTCTAGGGTTTGCTCATCCccatcccctcgccgccgccgtccgtcgccTTCCCCACCTCCGATCAaaaatttccattttttgattgaTTTCCGAACGGAAGACATGATCCCCAACTCCGTCGACACCTTCCTCTGATCTGACCCGTCTCCCCCAGAAAAAAAACCCAGCCCCAGATTCGCCATACTATGGTGCGCCGCCGCCCGTCCTCCTGCATGCTGAAATTGGTTAGcgagggctagctatttagatatagaagatgacCTACAACCAGGGATGCAAGCGGGCATCCCGCATAAGCCCGGCAAAACAGGAATTTAGTTCAAACATGAACTATAGCTGAACCAGAAGGATTATAACTAAGTCGATCTACTTTGAGTACGAAGCGGGGCCGGTCGGGCGCCGCTCTGCGTCCCTACCTACAACCGACGCCCGAAGCGCTAAATAGAAAATGCCCAGATTTTTTTTGTTTGAGGGGGAAATGCCCAGATTTTACGCAGCTTCTTTCAGAAATCCACAGCCCAACCAAATACGCAGCTACGGCCCGGCCCGTCACGCGAGCACGCGAAAATATATAAGGCAGGAGGCTGGGGTCGTCCTTGGTCTTCCCCACCTCCGATCGAAAGttgtgatttttgattgatttccgGGCGGAAGACATGATCCCCAACTCCGTCGACACCTTCCTCTGATCTGTCCCCGGATCCAGCCAACTCCCCCACCAAAAGAAGCCAAACTATGgtgcgccgccgcccgtcgccgccgtcttcctcctccgcctcctcgtcgccgatgCTCCACAAGAACCTCCGCGCGCTCGGCCCCGGCCTCAATCCGTTCGCCCCCTTCGGCATGGGCAACTACTCCCGCTAATCTCCCCCTCCCCCCATCTCCTCTGCTTCTGAAATTCTAGCTTTTTCTCCCCGGATCCGATTCGCTTCTCCCCCCTTCTCGTTCTTGATTTGATTTGATTGGATTGGATTGCTCCCCTCTCTGCTTTCTTGGTTTGGTTTGGATCTGCTTGCAAGATTCTTAGGCAAGGGGCCACCATGGTGCAGCTCCGCAGCTCGCTCAGCATGACCCGGGCGCGCGCCCGCGCCGGCGACTCGGACGACGCCGACGACCGCGGATGGAACCAGCTCCACGTCGCCGCCCGCAAGGGCAACCTCAAGGAGGTATGACCTGCTCCCCGTATCTTCTTATTTTGTAGCGGAATAACTAGTCAACTAGGAATGTTTAGGCAAGGATATGTTCTGTCAATCAAGCGCACAAATGGATTTGTGGCCCATTTGGGACAGACTGCAACTTGAGTAGCACCGCAAACGTTGCACATGTGACCGATTAGGAGGGACAAGAGACCAAAACTTCGGTACGATGTTGTCGCCTTATGTGTACCCAATTGGAGCAAGTTTGTTTGGCAAGTGCTCCGCCCAGTTTAGCCGATTAAGCCAAATGAAGAAACACTCTTTTTGTGTCAAATCACAATAAACCAAATCTGGATGAATGAAGGAGTTATCGATTGTttaatctagactctgtttaggcaCGGATATGTTCTGTCACGCAAGCGCACAAATGGATTGTTAGCCCCTTTGAGGCATGCTGCAACTTGAGTAGTACCACAAGCGTGTTGCACATGTGACCGATCAGGATTCAGGAGGGATAAGAGACCAACAGTGTGGTGCCATGGTGTGTCGCCTTGAGTGGATAATTGAAGAAGATTGTTTGGCATCTGCCCTACTCAGTTTAGGCACGGATATGTTCTGTCATGCGAGCGCATGAATGGGTTGTAGCCCTTTTGAGGCGGACCGCGACTTGGGTAGTACCGCAAGCGTGTTGCACGTGTGACCGATCAGGAGGGACAAGAGACCAATAGTGTGGTGCCATTTTGTGTCGCCTTGAGTGGATAATTGAAGAAGATTGTTTGGCGTCTGCCCTGCCCACTTCAGTTATAAGTGCCTACTTTGGCATCCTGTAGATATTATAGATAACTGAAGCAAATATTGTTTTGCATCTACCATGCCAGTTTTACTTGGGAAATCCAAATAAGGTTAGCTCTTAGGTTCCAGTCGCGCCTGAATGCCCTGCCCAATTTAGCTGATTAATAAGATAAATAAAAAAACCCGCTTTGATGTCCTTCAGGGCATGTCGATGTCCAAACTTTGCATCCTGTTCTGCCAAAATGTTGTGGAATTTGGAACATGTATGTCAGGCTAGTAACTAGTTAGATATGCTGATCGTTTCATCTCTTGTATATGTGACCAATTAGGAGAAACAGCCAAACTCTTTTACTATGTTGTTGCCTTGTGTAGCCAATTTAAGCAAAGTTTGTTTGGCAAGTGCTCTGCCCAGTTAGCTGATTAAGCCAAATAAAGAAACACTCTCTGATGTCCTTCAGGGCTTGTACATGTTTAAACATTGCATCCAGCTTTGGACGAATGTCCTGAGATTTGCAACTAGTTAGATGTGCTGATTACCCTGATTCTCATTTGCAGGTCTCAGATGTTCTTTCGTATGTGGTCATCTAGGACTGGTTATAAGTACCAATCGTTCTAAGTTATATTCTGTGTCACATCAATTCTTTTCAACGGCCTGTCATTCGTGGGATCaccttaaatcaaatctgcaagaaTGAATGCATCTTTTAGGCTAGATTCTGCTCTATAGCAAAAAATTAATCCCATACAACTTCTTAACTAGAGATTGTTATCTTATTTAGTTACTAATCATCCTTGTGAAAAATCTAAAGCCTTCATTTTTTTTCTGATTCTCCTTAGGTGAGACGTCTCCTGAATGAAGGGATGGATGTCAATGCACCCGCATGGGGACCAAAGTCTCCTGGCGCTACTCCGCTGCACCTTGCTGCTCAGGGCGGGCATGTGAAAATCATGGATGAACTGCTGGAGCGCGGTGCCAATATTGATGCCCGAACAAAAGGAGCTTGTGGCTGTAAGTTCACTTGTTTTTTTAGTCATTGCCTGTATTGCCAGTGTCATTATTTTTATTTGTTGATTGTTCTTCCATCAGTTCTAACCTTTCTAAATGTTATTGTTTTTAATCATTTTTGTTATTCTATATGTATTGTCTTGGGATGCCACTCTTAATTGTCTATACATATATGGCCAAGCTGTGGAAGTTAGTACATCCAGCATAATTTGTTTCCGTTCTTTTTCTATGATACATGATTAGGTATGTAGATGATGTTTACTTATAGTAGATCTGCAGATCTAATCCTGCTCTGTTTTGAAGTAGCTGAATGGTGTGCGTTGCTTCATATAGTATTATGTGGACTGAACTCTGTGCAGTACAGTTTTCTGCTATGTAGCTTATATCTAGGTTATATATATTGTTTTTGGTTGCTGGTGTTAATAGCGATGCATCTGCTTAATTAACATCTAAACATAGCTTGTTTCCATTA is drawn from Triticum dicoccoides isolate Atlit2015 ecotype Zavitan chromosome 6B, WEW_v2.0, whole genome shotgun sequence and contains these coding sequences:
- the LOC119322308 gene encoding phytochrome-interacting ankyrin-repeat protein 2-like, translated to MVQLRSSLSMTRARARAGDSDDADDRGWNQLHVAARKGNLKEVRRLLNEGMDVNAPAWGPKSPGATPLHLAAQGGHVKIMDELLERGANIDARTKGACGWTPLHIAAKERNKRVVRFLVENGAFLPPDLNDHRFNPPLHYCSGLEWAYEMKRMQDESDSGGEASFSSSN